Proteins from a genomic interval of Acanthopagrus latus isolate v.2019 chromosome 7, fAcaLat1.1, whole genome shotgun sequence:
- the LOC119022394 gene encoding collagen alpha-4(VI) chain-like isoform X1, whose product MEGRRGLLLSLIMAACFYGNAAQMTECARVTVADIVFLVDGSSSIGIDNFSMTRDFLKSVVTGLDIGPDKVRIGLAQYSDETHQEFLLKDHMDKSSLLPALDEFPYRTGNRSTGKAMDFLVKRYFTEEAGSRARMRVPQIAVVITNGDSGDDVVAPAKSLRQHGVLVFGIGVGQANLMELKAIANQPSERFLFTIDSYQALHRMTEGLLQTVCMSVEDQRQAIEEKFADIVFLVDSGVKVQEFVQIRTLLLRLVYKMNFGASAHRLGLAQYGRDVRVEFLLKAHQTKEDYLRAIRVFRQRRLQLNETRYLGRALEYVYAKFFTSEAGSRADQGYQQHLVIVTGKDSDDPVYRASRLIKSSGINVVGMSTGASLSELPIIANPAYIYTGIPTVPTLKTIFEAEKVETTITGDCKAANVADIVFIVDESGSIGTANFQMVRAFLHSIVSGLEISWAKLRVGIVTYSDRPLAQVYLDSFNDKTELLTFIDILPYHGGGTKTGAALNYARDNVFIKARGSRKEQGVQQVAVVITDGESQDDVNTAAANLQRAGVTVYAIGVKEASRDQLDQMASYPHNKHMFIVDNFEKLKGLALSLQKSLCHNIIQQAISVSRRSRIKEGCFQTEEADIFFLIDNSGSIYPADFLDMKKFIIEFIHTFHLSPEHVRIGVVKYADSPQLEFDLARYSDTKSLEKAIEDIKQIGGGTEIGRALEYMGPLFDRAVVTPDHKVPEYLVFITDGKSSDQVKVPAEKLRAQGIIVYAIGVKSADRDELEEISGNPKRTFFVNNFDALRSIKDDIITDICSQDVCKDIPGDLLFLVDSSGSIMPEDYQTMKDFMKSVISRSMIGRDEVHVGVMQFSSIQQLEFPFNRYYSKDEILSAIDDMRQIGGGTTTGAAITALSQYFDPDQGGRPDMRQRLVVITDGESQDEVKAPAAALRAKGVVVFAIGVMEANTTQLLEISGSPERMYAERDFDTLKDLESHLALELCDPERECKKTQKADIIFLVDSSTSITLEKFRSMQNFMKSVVNETIVGKELTRFGVILYSTNPQSTFTLKQYDSKRQVLKAIDALKLPFGDTYTGWALACTLDHFNQDNGGRAALRVPQILMVITNGDVTDRNSLVAPSVALWDNGITVFSIGVEGASKTQLEVMAGGDKSKVFYVDNFKALENLYRNVTHVLCNSTKPDLWDGDIRLIDAGIPIFTEKVGGNITHACAFFSLSGSRKIFCKEECEEKDILVETTGDRAQSGRYDIRYEGEVYESSSFLYVSITNLTKSDSGRYRCRVGRELSPGSDQHFEIRVEDTPTTCQPFPASTSRPMTAATVVQLSVRLTLFVIFMVSSAAVLIFCRRRASKAEDPPVEAEYLNVTEANPVHEELGEDRRSRSPPEEISAGHNLTCSQFAEDSV is encoded by the exons ATGGAGGGGAGGCGGGGTCTTCTCCTCAGCCTCATCATGGCTGCCTGTTTCTATGGCAACGCCGCTCAGATGACAG AATGTGCCAGAGTCACAGTGGCTGACATCGTCTTCCTGGTCGACGGCTCCTCCAGCATCGGCATCGATAACTTTTCGATGACCCGGGACTTTCTCAAAAGTGTCGTCACAGGCCTCGACATTGGCCCTGACAAAGTTCGAATCGGTTTGGCTCAGTACAGCGATGAAACTCACCAGGAGTTCCTGCTGAAGGATCACATGGACAAGAGTTCCCTACTGCCCGCGTTGGATGAATTTCCCTACCGAACGGGGAACAGATCTACGGGGAAGGCCATGGATTTCCTTGTGAAGCGATACTTCACTGAAGAAGCGGGAAGCCGTGCCAGGATGCGTGTGCCTCAGATCGCTGTGGTCATCACCAATGGAGACTCTGGCGATGATGTTGTAGCACCTGCCAAGAGCCTGAGGCAACACGGAGTCCTAGTGTTTGGCATCGGAGTGGGACAAGCCAACCTGATGGAGCTCAAGGCCATCGCCAACCAGCCATCAGAGCGCTTCCTCTTCACCATCGATAGCTACCAGGCTCTGCATAGGATGACGGAGGGTCTGCTGCaaactgtgtgcatgtctgtggaGGATCAGAGGCAAG ccatAGAAGAGAAGTTTGCAGACATTGTCTTCCTGGTGGACAGTGGTGTGAAAGTGCAAGAGTTCGTGCAGATCAGGACCCTCCTCCTCCGACTCGTCTATAAAATGAATTTTGGAGCGTCTGCCCACCGTCTGGGTTTGGCCCAGTATGGTCGAGATGTCCGGGTAGAATTTCTCCTTAAAGCTCACCAAACCAAAGAGGACTACTTGAGAGCCATCAGGGTTTTTCGCCAGCGCAGGCTGCAACTCAACGAAACTCGTTACCTGGGCAGAGCGCTGGAGTACGTCTATGCCAAATTTTTCACCAGTGAGGCAGGAAGTCGGGCAGACCAAGGTTACCAACAGCATCTGGTTATTGTGACTGGGAAAGATTCAGATGATCCTGTGTATAGGGCGTCACGTCTCATTAAATCATCAGGAATAAATGTGGTGGGGATGAGCACTGGTGCTTCATTGTCGGAATTGCCTATCATAGCTAATCCAGCCTACATATACACAGGCATCCCTACTGTTCCCACACTGAAGACTATTTTTGAAGCAGAGAAAGTGGAGACAACAATTACTGGAG ATTGCAAAGCAGCCAACGTGGCCGACATTGTGTTCATCGTTGACGAGTCGGGAAGCATTGGAACAGCCAACTTCCAGATGGTGCGTGCTTTCCTGCACTCGATTGTGAGCGGCCTagagatcagctgggccaaaCTCCGAGTGGGCATCGTGACGTACAGCGACAGGCCCTTGGCACAGGTCTACCTCGACAGCTTCAACGACAAGACTGAATTGCTGACTTTCATCGATATCCTGCCTTATCATGGAGGTGGTACGAAGACTGGAGCTGCCCTTAACTATGCCAGGGATAATGTTTTCATCAAGGCAAGAGGTAGCAGGAAAGAGCAGGGggtccagcaggtggcggtgGTGATCACAGATGGTGAATCCCAGGATGatgtgaacacagcagcagctaatCTCCAACGGGCTGGCGTTACCGTTTACGCTATAGGAGTCAAAGAAGCCAGCAGGGACCAGCTTGACCAGATGGCATCCTATCCCCACAATAAGCACATGTTTATTGTGGACAATTTTGAGAAGCTGAAAGGGTTGGCGCTGAGCCTGCAGAAGAGTCTGTGCCATAACATCATTCAGCAGGCGATCTCAGTCAGCAGAAGATCTAGAATCAAAGAAG gCTGCTTTCAAACCGAGGAAGCAGACATCTTCTTCCTGATTGACAACTCGGGAAGTATATACCCTGCTGACTTCCTGGACATGAAAAAGTTCATCATTGAGTTTATACATACCTTCCATCTTAGTCCAGAGCATGTCCGCATTGGGGTTGTAAAATACGCAGATTCACCACAATTAGAATTTGATCTGGCACGATATTCAGATACCAAGTCACTGGAGAAGGCCATAGAGGATATAAAACAAATAGGAGGAGGCACAGAGATAGGAAGGGCACTGGAATACATGGGCCCACTCTTTGATAGAGCAGTGGTCACTCCTGATCACAAAGTCCCAGAGTACCTGGTGTTCATCACTGATGGGAAGTCCTCTGACCAGGTCAAGGTTCCCGCAGAAAAACTGAGGGCCCAAGGAATCATCGTCTATGCCATCGGTGTGAAGAGTGCAGATCGAGACGAGCTGGAAGAGATTTCAGGAAACCCCAAGAGGACTTTCTTTGTCAATAATTTTGACGCTCTGAGGTCCATCaaggatgacatcatcacagacatCTGTTCTCAAGACG TTTGCAAAGATATACCAGGCGACCTCCTCTTCTTGGTTGACAGCTCTGGAAGTATCATGCCTGAAGACTACCAGACGATGAAGGACTTCATGAAATCTGTGATCAGCAGGTCCATGATTGGGCGGGATGAGGTGCACGTTGGTGTCATGCAGTTCAGCTCCATCCAACAACTTGAGTTCCCGTTCAACCGCTACTACAGCAAAGATGAAATATTGAGTGCCATCGACGACATGAGACAGATCGGTGGAGGCACTACCACAGGTGCAGCCATCACAGCGCTGTCGCAGTACTTTGATCCAGACCAAGGAGGACGTCCTGACATGAGGCAGAGGCTGGTTGTGATAACAGACGGTGAATCCCAAGACGAGGTCAaggctcctgctgcagctctcagggCAAAGGGAGTGGTGGTCTTTGCCATCGGAGTGATGGAGGCCAACACCACCCAGCTGCTGGAGATCAGTGGCTCACCAGAACGGATGTATGCTGAGAGGGACTTTGATACTCTGAAGGACTTGGAGAGTCATTTGGCCTTGGAGCTCTGTGATCCAGAGAGAG AATGTAAGAAGACACAAAAAGCTGACATCATCTTCCTGGTTGACAGCTCCACAAGTATCACGCTGGAAAAGTTCAGAAGCATGCAGAACTTTATGAAGTCTGTGGTGAATGAAACCATAGTTGGCAAGGAACTGACCCGCTTTGGGGTCATCCTCTACTCAACCAACCCCCAATCTACTTTTACTCTGAAACAGTATGACTCCAAACGACAAGTTCTCAAAGCAATAGACGCACTGAAGTTGCCGTTCGGAGACACCTACACCGGCTGGGCTCTGGCCTGCACTTTAGACCACTTTAATCAAGATAATGGAGGTCGGGCGGCTCTCCGGGTGCCACAGATTCTCATGGTGATCACAAATGGGGATGTGACCGACCGCAACAGTCTGGTTGCACCATCAGTGGCACTGTGGGACAACGGTATCACCGTCTTCAGTATTGGAGTGGAAGGAGCCAGCAAGACACAGCTGGAGGTCATGGCTGGTGGCGACAAATCCAAAGTGTTCTATGTGGACAATTTCAAGGCCCTGGAAAATCTGTACAGGAATGTAACTCATGTCCTCTGCAATTCCACAAAGCCAG ATCTGTGGGATGGAGACATTAGACTCATTGATGCTGGAATTCccattttcactgaaaaggTAGGAGGAAACATCACCCATGCGTGtgccttcttctctctttctggaAGCAGGAAGATCTTCTGTAAGGaggaatgtgaagaaaaagacattCTCGTTGAAACAACTGGCGACAGAGCTCAGAGCGGCAGATACGACATTAGATACGAAGGAGAAGTGTATGAATCATCTTCATTTCTGTATGTGAGCATCACAAACCTGACCAAGTCTGACTCGGGGCGCTACAGATGTAGAGTGGGCAGAGAGTTGTCTCCAGGTTCAGACCAGCACTTTGAGATCAGAGTTGAAGATA CTCCAACAACTTGCCAACCTTTTCCAGCATCAACCTCCAGACCGATGACTGCAG CCACAGTTGTGCAGCTGTCTGTTCGTCTGACTCTGTTCGTCATCTTCATGGTATcatcagcagctgtgctgaTATTCTGCAGGAGGAGGGCCAGTAAAGCTGAAG aTCCTCCTGTGGAAGCAGAGTATCTTAATGTCACTGAG gccaaCCCAGTGCACGAGGAGCTCGGAGAGGACAGACGGAGCAGATCTCCTCCTGAAGAAATATCTGCAGGTCACAATTTAACCTGCAGCCAGTTTGCAGAAGACAGTGTGTAA
- the LOC119022394 gene encoding collagen alpha-4(VI) chain-like isoform X2, producing the protein MEGRRGLLLSLIMAACFYGNAAQMTECARVTVADIVFLVDGSSSIGIDNFSMTRDFLKSVVTGLDIGPDKVRIGLAQYSDETHQEFLLKDHMDKSSLLPALDEFPYRTGNRSTGKAMDFLVKRYFTEEAGSRARMRVPQIAVVITNGDSGDDVVAPAKSLRQHGVLVFGIGVGQANLMELKAIANQPSERFLFTIDSYQALHRMTEGLLQTVCMSVEDQRQAIEEKFADIVFLVDSGVKVQEFVQIRTLLLRLVYKMNFGASAHRLGLAQYGRDVRVEFLLKAHQTKEDYLRAIRVFRQRRLQLNETRYLGRALEYVYAKFFTSEAGSRADQGYQQHLVIVTGKDSDDPVYRASRLIKSSGINVVGMSTGASLSELPIIANPAYIYTGIPTVPTLKTIFEAEKVETTITGDCKAANVADIVFIVDESGSIGTANFQMVRAFLHSIVSGLEISWAKLRVGIVTYSDRPLAQVYLDSFNDKTELLTFIDILPYHGGGTKTGAALNYARDNVFIKARGSRKEQGVQQVAVVITDGESQDDVNTAAANLQRAGVTVYAIGVKEASRDQLDQMASYPHNKHMFIVDNFEKLKGLALSLQKSLCHNIIQQAISVSRRSRIKEGCFQTEEADIFFLIDNSGSIYPADFLDMKKFIIEFIHTFHLSPEHVRIGVVKYADSPQLEFDLARYSDTKSLEKAIEDIKQIGGGTEIGRALEYMGPLFDRAVVTPDHKVPEYLVFITDGKSSDQVKVPAEKLRAQGIIVYAIGVKSADRDELEEISGNPKRTFFVNNFDALRSIKDDIITDICSQDVCKDIPGDLLFLVDSSGSIMPEDYQTMKDFMKSVISRSMIGRDEVHVGVMQFSSIQQLEFPFNRYYSKDEILSAIDDMRQIGGGTTTGAAITALSQYFDPDQGGRPDMRQRLVVITDGESQDEVKAPAAALRAKGVVVFAIGVMEANTTQLLEISGSPERMYAERDFDTLKDLESHLALELCDPERECKKTQKADIIFLVDSSTSITLEKFRSMQNFMKSVVNETIVGKELTRFGVILYSTNPQSTFTLKQYDSKRQVLKAIDALKLPFGDTYTGWALACTLDHFNQDNGGRAALRVPQILMVITNGDVTDRNSLVAPSVALWDNGITVFSIGVEGASKTQLEVMAGGDKSKVFYVDNFKALENLYRNVTHVLCNSTKPGRSSVRRNVKKKTFSLKQLATELRAADTTLDTKEKCMNHLHFCM; encoded by the exons ATGGAGGGGAGGCGGGGTCTTCTCCTCAGCCTCATCATGGCTGCCTGTTTCTATGGCAACGCCGCTCAGATGACAG AATGTGCCAGAGTCACAGTGGCTGACATCGTCTTCCTGGTCGACGGCTCCTCCAGCATCGGCATCGATAACTTTTCGATGACCCGGGACTTTCTCAAAAGTGTCGTCACAGGCCTCGACATTGGCCCTGACAAAGTTCGAATCGGTTTGGCTCAGTACAGCGATGAAACTCACCAGGAGTTCCTGCTGAAGGATCACATGGACAAGAGTTCCCTACTGCCCGCGTTGGATGAATTTCCCTACCGAACGGGGAACAGATCTACGGGGAAGGCCATGGATTTCCTTGTGAAGCGATACTTCACTGAAGAAGCGGGAAGCCGTGCCAGGATGCGTGTGCCTCAGATCGCTGTGGTCATCACCAATGGAGACTCTGGCGATGATGTTGTAGCACCTGCCAAGAGCCTGAGGCAACACGGAGTCCTAGTGTTTGGCATCGGAGTGGGACAAGCCAACCTGATGGAGCTCAAGGCCATCGCCAACCAGCCATCAGAGCGCTTCCTCTTCACCATCGATAGCTACCAGGCTCTGCATAGGATGACGGAGGGTCTGCTGCaaactgtgtgcatgtctgtggaGGATCAGAGGCAAG ccatAGAAGAGAAGTTTGCAGACATTGTCTTCCTGGTGGACAGTGGTGTGAAAGTGCAAGAGTTCGTGCAGATCAGGACCCTCCTCCTCCGACTCGTCTATAAAATGAATTTTGGAGCGTCTGCCCACCGTCTGGGTTTGGCCCAGTATGGTCGAGATGTCCGGGTAGAATTTCTCCTTAAAGCTCACCAAACCAAAGAGGACTACTTGAGAGCCATCAGGGTTTTTCGCCAGCGCAGGCTGCAACTCAACGAAACTCGTTACCTGGGCAGAGCGCTGGAGTACGTCTATGCCAAATTTTTCACCAGTGAGGCAGGAAGTCGGGCAGACCAAGGTTACCAACAGCATCTGGTTATTGTGACTGGGAAAGATTCAGATGATCCTGTGTATAGGGCGTCACGTCTCATTAAATCATCAGGAATAAATGTGGTGGGGATGAGCACTGGTGCTTCATTGTCGGAATTGCCTATCATAGCTAATCCAGCCTACATATACACAGGCATCCCTACTGTTCCCACACTGAAGACTATTTTTGAAGCAGAGAAAGTGGAGACAACAATTACTGGAG ATTGCAAAGCAGCCAACGTGGCCGACATTGTGTTCATCGTTGACGAGTCGGGAAGCATTGGAACAGCCAACTTCCAGATGGTGCGTGCTTTCCTGCACTCGATTGTGAGCGGCCTagagatcagctgggccaaaCTCCGAGTGGGCATCGTGACGTACAGCGACAGGCCCTTGGCACAGGTCTACCTCGACAGCTTCAACGACAAGACTGAATTGCTGACTTTCATCGATATCCTGCCTTATCATGGAGGTGGTACGAAGACTGGAGCTGCCCTTAACTATGCCAGGGATAATGTTTTCATCAAGGCAAGAGGTAGCAGGAAAGAGCAGGGggtccagcaggtggcggtgGTGATCACAGATGGTGAATCCCAGGATGatgtgaacacagcagcagctaatCTCCAACGGGCTGGCGTTACCGTTTACGCTATAGGAGTCAAAGAAGCCAGCAGGGACCAGCTTGACCAGATGGCATCCTATCCCCACAATAAGCACATGTTTATTGTGGACAATTTTGAGAAGCTGAAAGGGTTGGCGCTGAGCCTGCAGAAGAGTCTGTGCCATAACATCATTCAGCAGGCGATCTCAGTCAGCAGAAGATCTAGAATCAAAGAAG gCTGCTTTCAAACCGAGGAAGCAGACATCTTCTTCCTGATTGACAACTCGGGAAGTATATACCCTGCTGACTTCCTGGACATGAAAAAGTTCATCATTGAGTTTATACATACCTTCCATCTTAGTCCAGAGCATGTCCGCATTGGGGTTGTAAAATACGCAGATTCACCACAATTAGAATTTGATCTGGCACGATATTCAGATACCAAGTCACTGGAGAAGGCCATAGAGGATATAAAACAAATAGGAGGAGGCACAGAGATAGGAAGGGCACTGGAATACATGGGCCCACTCTTTGATAGAGCAGTGGTCACTCCTGATCACAAAGTCCCAGAGTACCTGGTGTTCATCACTGATGGGAAGTCCTCTGACCAGGTCAAGGTTCCCGCAGAAAAACTGAGGGCCCAAGGAATCATCGTCTATGCCATCGGTGTGAAGAGTGCAGATCGAGACGAGCTGGAAGAGATTTCAGGAAACCCCAAGAGGACTTTCTTTGTCAATAATTTTGACGCTCTGAGGTCCATCaaggatgacatcatcacagacatCTGTTCTCAAGACG TTTGCAAAGATATACCAGGCGACCTCCTCTTCTTGGTTGACAGCTCTGGAAGTATCATGCCTGAAGACTACCAGACGATGAAGGACTTCATGAAATCTGTGATCAGCAGGTCCATGATTGGGCGGGATGAGGTGCACGTTGGTGTCATGCAGTTCAGCTCCATCCAACAACTTGAGTTCCCGTTCAACCGCTACTACAGCAAAGATGAAATATTGAGTGCCATCGACGACATGAGACAGATCGGTGGAGGCACTACCACAGGTGCAGCCATCACAGCGCTGTCGCAGTACTTTGATCCAGACCAAGGAGGACGTCCTGACATGAGGCAGAGGCTGGTTGTGATAACAGACGGTGAATCCCAAGACGAGGTCAaggctcctgctgcagctctcagggCAAAGGGAGTGGTGGTCTTTGCCATCGGAGTGATGGAGGCCAACACCACCCAGCTGCTGGAGATCAGTGGCTCACCAGAACGGATGTATGCTGAGAGGGACTTTGATACTCTGAAGGACTTGGAGAGTCATTTGGCCTTGGAGCTCTGTGATCCAGAGAGAG AATGTAAGAAGACACAAAAAGCTGACATCATCTTCCTGGTTGACAGCTCCACAAGTATCACGCTGGAAAAGTTCAGAAGCATGCAGAACTTTATGAAGTCTGTGGTGAATGAAACCATAGTTGGCAAGGAACTGACCCGCTTTGGGGTCATCCTCTACTCAACCAACCCCCAATCTACTTTTACTCTGAAACAGTATGACTCCAAACGACAAGTTCTCAAAGCAATAGACGCACTGAAGTTGCCGTTCGGAGACACCTACACCGGCTGGGCTCTGGCCTGCACTTTAGACCACTTTAATCAAGATAATGGAGGTCGGGCGGCTCTCCGGGTGCCACAGATTCTCATGGTGATCACAAATGGGGATGTGACCGACCGCAACAGTCTGGTTGCACCATCAGTGGCACTGTGGGACAACGGTATCACCGTCTTCAGTATTGGAGTGGAAGGAGCCAGCAAGACACAGCTGGAGGTCATGGCTGGTGGCGACAAATCCAAAGTGTTCTATGTGGACAATTTCAAGGCCCTGGAAAATCTGTACAGGAATGTAACTCATGTCCTCTGCAATTCCACAAAGCCAG GAAGATCTTCTGTAAGGaggaatgtgaagaaaaagacattCTCGTTGAAACAACTGGCGACAGAGCTCAGAGCGGCAGATACGACATTAGATACGAAGGAGAAGTGTATGAATCATCTTCATTTCTGTATGTGA